Proteins from one Triticum aestivum cultivar Chinese Spring chromosome 7A, IWGSC CS RefSeq v2.1, whole genome shotgun sequence genomic window:
- the LOC123152874 gene encoding chaperone protein ClpB1-like produces the protein MDQACTTVKLHASKQREINAPGELVVGPAHVTQVVSRWTRIPVTTLDQGEEKLAHLIDRLHERVVGQNEAVNLVAQAVLSSGVGLDKFDQPICSFLFLGSTGVGKTELAKALAEKPFNNEKMLVRFDMSEYADSGSLSHLIGGSRSYEGEGQLSEKVRRQPYSVILFDEVDKANSSIINVFTQLLDDGMLIDGKGRNVDFKNTIIIMTSNLGSEHLSNGLTGESTMENARDLLMKEVEKCFKPSLINRLSEIAIFEPLSRNELREIANIQIKRIVAMMANKGFSLCVTDAALEVILSESHDTGFGARPLKRWMRKHVTAILSNMLVNGEVCKGSTISIDARDDRRGLKYQVLNEQEMGDP, from the exons ATGGACCAGGCATGCACTACCGTAAAGTTGCACGCCAGCAAACAAAGAGAAATAAATGCACCGGGCGAGCTAGTCGTTGGTCCAGCTCACGTCACGCAG GTTGTGAGCCGATGGACTAGAATTCCTGTCACCACACTTGATCAAGGCGAGGAAAAGCTGGCCCATTTAATAGATAGATTGCATGAGCGGGTTGTTGGCCAGAATGAAGCAGTTAATTTGGTTGCGCAAGCAGTGTTAAGTTCTGGGGTAGGTCTTGATAAATTTGATCAACCTATATGTTCTTTCCTCTTTTTGGGCTCGACCGGTGTTGGAAAGACAGAGCTTGCCAAAGCACTTGCCGAGAAGCCATTTAACAACGAGAAGATGTTAGTTCGCTTTGACATGTCCGAGTATGCTGATAGTGGATCGTTGTCGCATCTCATTGGAGGATCTCGAAG CTATGAAGGAGAGGGACAACTCTCAGAGAAAGTCAGGCGCCAACCATATAGTGTTATCCTTTTTGATGAGGTGGATAAGGCAAATTCCTCGATTATCAATGTTTTTACTCAACTCCTCGATGATGGTATGTTGATTGATGGAAAAGGACGGAATGTAGATTTCAAGAATACAATCATCATTATGACTTCAAATCTAGGATCAGAGCACCTGTCAAATGGATTGACCGGAGAAAGCACAATGGAAAATGCACGTGATCTTCTCATGAAAGAG GTTGAGAAATGCTTCAAGCCTAGTCTTATCAATAGACTGAGTGAAATTGCAATATTTGAACCGCTTTCACGCAACGAACTTAGGGAGATTGCAAATATCCAAATTAAGAGAATCGTTGCAATGATGGCTAATAAGGGATTTTCTTTATGTGTGACTGATGCCGCCTTGGAAGTAATTTTATCGGAATCACATGACACA GGGTTCGGCGCAAGGCCTTTAAAGAGGTGGATGCGGAAGCATGTGACAGCAATTCTTTCAAATATGTTGGTCAATGGGGAAGTGTGTAAGGGCTCAACGATCTCCATTGATGCTAGGGATGATAGGAGGGGGTTGAAGTATCAAGTCCTGAATGAGCAGGAGATGGGAGATCCGTGA
- the LOC123149910 gene encoding chaperone protein ClpB1-like: MIARTTLRGMFKQRLKEAIKQAEDEGSKLILFIDEMHMLIGAGDRSGTADTANILKPALTRGRLRCIGATTSQEYYRYIEQDVAFERRFQKVEIGEPSLQTTIAILRGLKQKYQEHHGVEIDNEALVAAVELAARYITGRIFPDKAIDLMDEACTAVKLRVSKQREINAPGEILIVSRWTGIPITTLDQEEEKLTRLIDRLHERVVGQNEALSLVAQAVLRSRVGIDKAGQPICSFLFLGSIGVGKTELAKALAEKLFSNEKMLVHFDMSEYAESGSLSRLIGGPRSYEEEGQLTEIVRRRPYSVILFDEVDKANPSILKVFVQLLNDGMLVDGKGRDVDFKNTIIIISSNLGSEHLSAEVAMENARDLLMKEIEKCFKPDLINRLSEIAIFEPLSHNKLREIVNIQMKSIVAMMANKCVSLSVTDAAMEVILSESHDMVHGARNIKMWVRKHVMIILSNMLVNREACKGSTISIDASDDKRGLKYQVL; this comes from the exons ATGATCGCCAGGACCACCCTGCGCGGCATGTTCAAGCAGCGCTTGAAGGAGGCCATCAAGCAGGCCGAGGACGAAGGCAGTAAATTGATCCTCTTCATCGACGAGATGCACATGCTCATTGGCGCAGGCGATCGAAGCGGCACCGCGGACACCGCCAACATCCTCAAGCCGGCGTTGACCCGTGGTCGCCTCCGCTGCATTGGTGCTACCACCTCTCAGGAGTATTACAGGTATATTGAGCAGGATGTGGCGTTCGAGCGGCGGTTCCAAAAGGTTGAAATCGGGGAGCCGAGCTTGCAAACGACCATTGCCATCCTGCGGGGGCTGAAGCAGAAGTACCAAGAGCACCATGGCGTGGAAATCGACAACGAGGCTCTTGTTGCCGCTGTAGAGCTTGCTGCCCGTTATATTACCG GTCGCATATTTCCTGATAAAGCAATTGATCTCATGGACGAGGCGTGCACTGCGGTAAAGTTGCGTGTAAGCAAACAAAGAGAAATAAATGCACCGGGGGAGATACTG ATTGTGAGCCGGTGGACTGGAATTCCTATCACTACACTTGATCAAGAGGAGGAAAAACTGACTCGTCTAATAGATAGACTTCATGAGCGAGTAGTTGGACAGAATGAAGCACTTAGTTTGGTTGCACAAGCAGTGCTACGTTCTAGGGTCGGCATTGATAAAGCAGGTCAACCGATATGTTCTTTCCTCTTTTTGGGCTCGATTGGTGTTGGAAAGACAGAACTTGCTAAAGCTCTTGCCGAGAAGCTATTTAGTAATGAGAAAATGTTAGTTCATTTTGACATGTCTGAATATGCTGAGAGTGGATCTTTGTCGCGTCTCATTGGAGGACCTCGAAG CTATGAAGAAGAGGGACAACTCACTGAGATTGTCAGGCGCCGGCCATATAGTGTTATCCTTTTTGACGAGGTGGATAAGGCAAACCCCTCAATACTCAAGGTTTTTGTTCAACTCCTCAATGATGGTATGTTGGTTGATGGCAAAGGACGAGATGTAGATTTCAAGAATACAATCATTATTATAAGCTCAAATCTAGGATCAGAGCACCTATCAGCTGAAGTGGCGATGGAAAATGCACGTGATCTTCTCATGAAAGAG ATTGAGAAATGCTTCAAGCCTGATCTTATCAACAGATTAAGCGAGATTGCGATATTTGAGCCGCTTTCACACAACAAATTGAGGGAAATTGTGAACATTCAAATGAAGAGTATTGTTGCCATGATGGCAAATAAATGTGTTTCTCTATCTGTGACAGATGCCGCCATGGAAGTCATTTTGTCGGAATCACACGATATG GTGCACGGTGCGAGGAATATAAAGATGTGGGTACGAAAGCATGTGATGATAATTCTTTCAAATATGTTAGTTAATAGAGAAGCATGTAAAGGCTCAACGATCTCCATAGATGCCAGTGACGATAAGAGAGGGTTGAAGTACCAAGTATTGTAG